A stretch of the Carassius carassius chromosome 6, fCarCar2.1, whole genome shotgun sequence genome encodes the following:
- the LOC132141919 gene encoding T-cell-specific surface glycoprotein CD28 homolog, giving the protein MEIFRASVTLLSLCLFHSCQSETESMCKGNLPSFQHVALNSSVTVACPVLTAPEMVYRLYKGSEEIFFISVNNTSISKSNNIPRMDFTVNVADNSTSFILDAVTKNTTALYTCKAQRIFPPPFQEVENKPQTIVFVEERPVKQQAVCQNVSYLFYWVLLGAMVIYGLVMTCIVFLLRIKLRQMDIPFKDRECRRKWQGVQHPTWQGFYIE; this is encoded by the exons ATGGAGATTTTTAGGGCATCTGTGACCCTCTTAAGTCTTTGTCTCTTCCATAGTTGCCAATCTGAAACAGAGAGCATGTGTAAAG GTAATCTGCCATCATTTCAACATGTGGCATTGAACAGCAGTGTTACTGTAGCCTGCCCCGTACTCACTGCACCAGAAATGGTCTACAGATTATATAAAGGCTCAGAAGAGATCTTCTTTATCAGTGTTAATAATACATCCATCAGCAAAAGTAACAACATCCCAAGGATGGATTTCACAGTTAATGTTGCGGATAACAGTACCAGCTTTATCCTGGATGCTGTAACAAAAAATACTACAGCCCTGTACACCTGTAAGGCCCAGAGAATCTTTCCTCCACCATTTCAGGAGGTGGAGAACAAACCACAAACTATTGTGTTTGTTGAAG AGAGACCAGTTAAACAGCAAGCCGTCTGTCAAAATGTCAGTTACCTGTTTTATTGGGTGTTGCTTGGAGCCATGGTCATATATGGGCTGGTAATGACGTGCATCGTTTTCCTTCTGCgg ATCAAGCTGAGGCAAATGGATATTCCTTTCAAGGACAGAGAATGCAGACGGAAATGGCAGGGGGTTCAACATCCAACCTGGCAGGGCTTTTACATAGAGTAG